The region TCATACAGCAGAAAGTGTAGAAAAGCATTTTTGCTTCTGGATCTGAACTGTTTGAATATATTgggcatgataaaaaaaatatattgataCGATTTTAGTAAATTTCTTCGCATATGTAGAAAATCTCAAAGTCCAATTTATTCTTAGTAGTAGGTTTGGACACTACAAATTGTGTGTTAATTGAAAAGAGCCATATAAGCTTTTTGTTCAAGCTCAGCATTAGAACTCCATTGCTCCATCTAACAAATGAATTTGGGTTTTAGCTTGAATTATTAATGGCAACAGAGGCAGGCGGTTAAATATTAATTTACAATACGATAAAATTGCTTAAATGGAACTTACTGTCTGTATTCATAGCACTAACCTGTCACATCTGGTCATAAATGGCTCTATCGGCTTTACAGGTGCCTGTTTTGAAGCCCATGGACTTAATGGTGGAGGTGAGCCCGAGGCGGGTGTTTGCCAACGCCCACACCTATCACGTCAACTCCATCTCGGTCAACTCCGACCACGAAACCTACATGTCGGCTGACGACCTGAGGATAAACCTCTGGCATCTGGACATCACTGACCGCAGCTTCAGTATCCTTTGTTGATTTTATGAAGAGACAAACAGCCGCAACATAAGTAGTGAACGGCAGTGCTGTAAATTAATGTTTTACTAATGTACATGCATTGAGTGGCACTTTGCTGCACAAAGAAACAGCATTGGGGGAAGGGGATTATTTTACTTGGGGAGTGAAAATGTATCTTAATGAATAATTCAAAGACCGTATGAATATTTCAGACGCTTTCTGAGCTTTATTGCAGCTCAATAGGTTTCAGTGTTGACACATTCCTGACCCGGAAaggatttattttattacaaatGATCTGACTGTCAAATGCATTTTCTCGCAATTTATATtgcgtttggtttatttttccttgaaattatttttgtgGAGGTTCTTGTTTTTCTATTTACATAATACTTCCACTGATTGTTTTTATCATGGACTTGAGTGGATTTGTAATCATTTTCCCGGGGACTCAATTAGTGAGTAAATTCAACGGATTAATAGAAGAAAGTGTCAGTCTCTGTAAGCCGACGGTTGTTTCCTTGAGCGATGCCGCCTTTTCTCTCAGACATTGTGGACATCAAGCCAGCCAATATGGAGGACCTGACAGAGGTGATCACAGCGGCTGAGTTTCACCCCCACCACTGTAACCTGTTTGTGTACAGCAGCAGCAAAGGCACCCTGCGCCTCTGTGACATGAGGGAGGCGGCGCTGTGCGACCGACACTCCAAATGTGAGCAAATCTGCTGAGATGATCTACAAGTGTCCTCAAAATGTCAGATAACGTATAATCTCTTGTGAAGGACAAATCAAATTAGAGTAGCAGAGTTTTACTTATGACTAACAAAAGATTATCTGTCTCAAATTTAACTACAAATGAAAAATGGATTGAGTTAGAAAACGTGTGTTTATGTTCGATATCGTAAAACACAGAGAGCTTGTAAATTGCTGCTCTTTGATCATTGTGACAGCTGGATCAAAGCACCCAATGATGAGGCttattcaaagtcaaaaagtcaaagtttgctttattgtcaatttcttcacatgtcaagacaaacaaagagatcgaaatatTCTTACCTGTGTCTATCAATTCATCTCAATTATTCAGTGTGACAATGCACACATTTATCAGGTTTGTCGCGTTTACCTCGCCCGTAGTGTTTGAGGAGCCAGAGGACCCCAGTGCTCGTTCCTTCTTCTCCGAGATTATCTCCTCTGTGTCTGACGTCAAATTTAGCCACAGCGGGCGCTACCTGCTCACCAGAGACTATCTGACTGCCAAAGTTTGGGACCTCAACATGGAGAGCAAGCCCTTGGAGACCTACCAGGTGACTCAAATGCTTGCAGCGCTCAACTGATTATTTTGCTTCATCTTTCTTTCCAATGAATTGGAACAAGATGGACTAAAGTGCTATTTGGGAATTCATTACATACACCAGGGCTATAACATTATTTTCAACAAAACATACTGTTTTGCCTAtaattctttttaaaataattgaataTCTATTTTGTCATATGGGGTCATCATTCCCTCCAagggtgtctgtgtgtgtctgagtgTCCGGGGCCACATGAGGACGATGAGGAGCTATTTACAGTCTCATAAAGATTAACAGGAAGAAGGGATTCTTTACCCCAGTGCCTGACACCTAAATCTGCAATGCAGCAtggtggaggagggggggggtgggtgGCTGAGGGGTTGGCTGGGAGAGGAACTGCGAGGAAGACCTTTAGGATGTGGCACAAAGGTGGTAGTAACAGGAAACGGGGAGGTTCATTTAAATTGCACGAGATCCCAAGGAAATACATGATGCATACATAAGAATATATTCAATACCCTCAATGACACAGTAACCCCCCACCACCGAAAGAGACCCTCGGTGGGGGGTAACAAAATCGACTGCAACAATGCAGGCTCAGCTTAAGGGGGACGATTTACCGCTGACTCGTTGAAGAAAGAGAAAATAGGGCTCAAGGCAGAACATAGTGGTAAGAGATGGTAGATATTTCAGCCCCTCAGTGCGGACACACACTGCTGACACAGGCAGGTTGCATGTCATCACAGAGGGAGGCGGGGGATTATTACTCagtcaacgtgtgtgtgtgcgtgcattacCACGGCCTTGGTGTGTGATAATAGCCAGACGTTAATGACATTTTAGATTAAAATGTACTCCTGATACCTCATATTGCTGAGAGGGGGTATTGTCTCATTAGCAAAACCTTTGGGGAGGGTTAGTGTTACAACTGTGAACAGTTAATGTttcctgcatgtgtgtgtcccccattttattttctatttttagtttACCTGTCTAGTAAAACAGATGTGcatttgattcatttttaaTCTGTGTGCTCCTCCAGGTTCACGATTACCTCCGCAGCAAGTTGTGCTCCCTTTATGAAAACGACTGCATCTTCGACAAATTTGAGTGCGCCTGGAATGGCTCGGACAGGTCTGTCTTATAATAGCCAAAGCGCATTCATGACTTGTATTTGATAATTTTGTATTATGCAAAACATACAGTTGTTGTAAATTGGGTTTACAATTGGTTGGGTTCACCGGCATCACGCTCGATGCCGGTGAACTCAACCTAACTCAactcatttcagaaaaagcagcAGTTTACCAGATAGCAAACATTTAAAAGGACAAAATATCTTCAAAGCTTTGTTGTGCTATTTCAACTTTACTGTCTAACTtaacacaaaacaaatataaacatgATGTGCAGAAGAAAAAATAGATTAACACATAAAAAGATGACATGacaatactcacaggcataCTGTATATTATTTATCGTCcgtaaaaaatgacaaatattactGCAGCTTATTGAGTTATTTACGGTCGTTGTGGAACTCTTCTTAGTCGTTTGTGGAATGTAAAGTCAAAGTGCAAGCTCCCAATGGCAGTCCAAAAAGAGATTCACTACATTTGCTGATTCAAACACAAACCACACTGAAGACTTAAATCAACGGAAACGACATTTCCATGTGGCACATATTAAGTCTTGCAGCGtacgaagaaaaaaagcaagtcaATGCTGACTTAATGTGGATGATCTTGTCTCAATTTattcacaaatgtacttactcAGTGTGAAATCTGGGCCTGCTAAGTTGAACATAAAGTTAAATCAAAGTGTTGCATGAATAGCAACAGGTCCGTTGTACCTTCTGCCGTCTAGTGGCAGAATATTTAATTGTTCTATCTGCCACGATACATTGCTGGCATAGATAGATGAAGAAAGATACGTTATTTGTTGTGAACGAAGGTTTGGGGACCAATTGAGTGAAATTTGATCATTTCTGTGGTGTACCTGATGGTTTTTCATGATATGAACCTTCAATCAGGTCAGCGCAggtcctccccctccctccctcatcaGACTGAACctcaaaaaaatccattgaaAATCAACCTGCATGAAATTCATCTCCATGAACCACATCATCTCTATTAGCCCCACTAGAATGAGTTTTCTTCCTATAACTGGATCTCTCGACTTCTCTCCCATATGTAGCGTGATCATGACAGGAGCCTACAACAACTTCTTCCGCATGTTCGACCGCAACACCAAGCGTGACGTGACCTTAGAAGCGTCCCGGGAGAGCAGCAAACCCCGAGCCGTGCTCAAGCCACGTAGAGTGTGTGCCGCAGGGAGCAAGCGGCGCAAGGACGACATCAGCGTGGACAGCCTGGACTTCACCAAGAAGATCCTGCACACGGCCTGGCATCCGACAGAGAACATCATTGCCATCGCCGCCACCAACAACTTGTACATCTTCCAGGACAAACTCAACTCGGAGATGCATTCGTGAGCGCAGATCAAGACACAACAGTGCCAGAATGTACGCAGTCATACGCACTCAAGGACGGGCATCATACTTTACATACAAACACATTCACCTCATCAACCTCGGACAAGTGGAAGGACCTCAAGTAGGCCATGCTGGGATTATGGAGGTGTAGAAACCTCAGACTGGACATATGTTTACATGGTCTTTTTCCACCTCATCCTTTTCTATTTTTACTCATGGGTAGACTGCACTCCAATTCAACCCCCATTGTGTCTACCAGCACCAGTGATGATAAATGAGGCATTGATCTTACTGGTCATGTGTTTAATTTAAAGTCACCGCTGCCATTTCTACTTTTCTCCCTTCTCTGTAATGATTTAATTGACAACACGATGATGGTGATCCAAGATCTCTCCAGTTCAGGAGAGTCTCACATTCCTTCAGACAGAAGCAGAAGTATTACTTCACGTGTGGACGCACACAGTTATctcttccacatgtttgcaaATCTCACGGGTTCTGCTTCTGGTCTGTGGCtgcattttgcgctactttactacaaataaagcaaaaaaaaaaaacccgtactttatttttttttaaatcagcaatTAAGCAAGACTATGCTGCATGTCACACAGATTTAGCCTACTGTAGACTGACTAACTGACTTGGCTGCCTTTTTAATCATGTAGACCCAGCTGTACAAAATGCTTACAGCACGAAGAAACCACCGATGACCGAACTCTCGTTACCTTTGCGTCTGTGGATGCTCACGCATGTTTACTGATGTTCGGTTCATACGCTTACATGTACCAGTTGGAATGAAGCTGTACGGGAATCTGCCCGGTACAGAGGCAAACGGATACTAAGGTTTTGGGTTATTGTTATACTCTAAAAGGGCCTAAATGGTGTATGTATTAACCCTCTTTTTGGACTtgtatgagttttttttttttcaaaatccatAAACTGACGTGGACTCAATTTACAAGATGATTGCCTCCAAAGCGACAGCAGAGAGATGCTACTTTTATCTCTAACGCCTTCCACACTGATTACTTTGCTAATGTCaagaattgtttatttttgaagaacaatttattcttttatttcacctttttgaataaaaacaaaatccagtTTACTCCATGTGCTGACCAAATTAATGTCAATTTTTGTGCTCATGTGCGTTGAGGACAAACCTGTCAAACaagcagggtttttttttcggggggggggggggaataaagaTTTCAACAATTGCATCCACTGTTATCATTTCCTTTGTGTTGCGTTTATTCTCTTCTCGTGGAAGTCAGCGTTACTGCAGGCTAGGACACCACCTATTGTTGTTAGACAGTACTTCAGCGAAATAAGATACTTTAATCCAAATATCTTTATTAACCCACTCTCCTTTAGTAAGCACAAACAAATGATCCTACTCAGGTATTCTAAATATATGAACAATTCATTGTTTTTCACAAGCTTATCAAATTCTAATTAGGGCTACTCAATTCTGCGTAAAGCTTGTTTAAAGATATTGTTACTGTCATATTTGTATGGGTCACAGAACAAGAAACACTGATGATCCCAATTCAGACATAATTACTCAGGTTTAACATGTTCAATTCCTGCACAGCAGGCTTATAAACAGACATAAAAGGAACAGAAGGCACAATAAATAATTGGAATAATaacttttgaaatgaaaaggaTCCCAGAAATGTTTAATATAGTGTCTAAAATGCAATCAAGGCACTTGAAGACAACTTGCTAATAAACTTGATGGTTAAAGCCTTACATCAACGGACACTTCCGTCATTTACTTTCCTTTTCAGCTCTCCACAAATGAGGTGCAACTCGGGCAGTGAGCATGAGTACATCttgaaaaagatgaaaacgttgTTCGCATTAGCAAACAAGCCCAACTTAGGAGGTTTGGAAGGTGTCTTTTAGTGTTCACCAATGAAAATAATATATTGCACTGACAGCTCACAAACATGAAACAATACTGAAAATCACTCAAATGTTGAATATTCCTGTTTGTGGGGAGTGTATCTATTCTCAGAACAGTTGCTTTTAGAAGAATAAAGCCACAGCTTGTTTAGATTTTGTGTATACTACACCATCACTTCTGTTCCGGTGTCAGTTTCAGTGTCAGAGAGTTGGCGGAGTTGTGCGGTGAGGAAAGGGTTGAAGAAGAAGTCAAAGCCAAACTGCAGGGCATTCTGGGCTGTGCGCCTCCAATCGTGCTCAATCTTGTACTGTCTGCGGCTGGACAGGCGTGCGTTGCCGCATGACAAACAGTGGATGGCCTTCAGCTCGAAAACGGGCCATTTGGAGCCCAGACGTCCCTCCAGGATGGTGCTGAACTCCACCATGCTTCCCGCGTTCAAGTGAAGCAACACGGACTTAAACTCGTTACTGGCACGCAGGACGATGTCCTTGGTGGCGTCTTCGTCTTCCACGATGGTCCCGTTCTTGGTCTTCCTCTCTTGCGGCATGCCCATGGTGACTTCAAACTTGTACCGGTCGAAGCGCTTGACGTGACATTCGTGCTTGGCAAGCTGTTTGAGTTTACACAGGGGATCTTGCAGCGGTGGGGCCAGGAATGGGTGAGGCCCCACGGCAGGGTCTCCCATTCCCTCACACGCAGGGTACGGCTGACCGTACAGGCAACGCATCCAATTGCCCACCAACACAGGAAGCAGGTTGATGACCGACTGCGCCCCGTTCTCGATGTCCGTCACGCGCACGTATTTGAAGCGGCCCGTCCAGGTGACCCTGTGGCCTTCGAGGTGCGAGCAGAGGATCTGAGTTTGGGCCATGTTGGACTCCTTCCATGCCGACGGGCCGCACATGATGCTGTACTGCGGCCACGTGAGGGTGGAGTTGTACACCTTCATGCCTTCTGACCTGTACACGTACATCCAGCAGAAGAGCAGCACGGCACTGAGCCACACCAAGATGAGTTTGACGATGCTGCTCCTGGACAGCGAGCGAAACACCACGATGGGGTTCAAGCTGAAGCGGGTCCAAAGCCTCAGAACGACCGGCACGAAGCACACAGTAAGCGTGACGGCCATCTTGGTGATTTCCAAGGCCACGAACCACTGCATGAGCTGGATGATGAGCATCGCAGCAAGGCCTAGAGAGAGAACGGGCAGTGCAAACAGGAAGAGGAGGTAGCCGGCGCAAGTCCGTATGAGGCCGATGGCCGTGGCGTGATTGAGGAACACCAAGCAGAGCTCACACCACGTGAAGCAAACTAGATATGGCACCAGGCACAGGTAAGTCCCCTTGAAGCCTCTCAGCTGGGCCATGCGAAACAGGAGGTAGACCAGGTGGCCATAGAGGGCACAGGGCACCCCAATGTTCAACGCCACGATGTCGCCCAGAGGCACCGAGACAAACGTCCTCCCGAAGATCCGGAGCGCCCAAAGGGAGTCCGGCAgcaggtgagagagagagcaggcCCCCGAGAGTACTTCTGTGAGCAGGGCCTTGCGAGCAAACAATTTGGCGGAGGCGTGAAGGCTGAGAAAGGCGGTGACCGTGAAGAAGAGGGCCACCGCCGCCAGCTCGGAGCACGGGATCCACGACTTGTCGGCCACCGGGAAGGAAAACACCACAAAGACCACGGAGAGCAAGAAGTACCTGAGGTAAAAACAAGTATTTTGTTTGTCAGCAGAACATTGGCGCAGCATTGAATCGAAATATAATGGCTGAGTCATGCGGGAAAACTGAGCGATGAAGAAAAAGTGGGACAAAATGTCCTTGAAATAAGCTGTCCTTACAAATAGGGTTCCAAGTGTGTCCATCCAAAGTTAGTCTCAGCTTGCTCCAGATCGAGACCAGGCTCAAAGTGAGCCAGGAGGTCGGTTAGGGCCCGAAAGTTCTCCCAGGCTTTGGaattctaaaaaaacaaacaaactttttGAAGATGTGTTCTAATTATCCTCCTCAGATCATGAGAAAAGCAGATTAGGGTGGTGTGACTAACCTGGAACACCCGCAGCGTACAAATAATCATGGAGAAGAAAGAGAGGTAGAAAACCAGCAAAGGAATAAGGAAGATGAAGAACTCAATGGTGAGGTTGGagatgatgaagaagaagatgagCGCGTTGACGTGGTGCGTGGGGATGAGGGCGCTGAGCCACTGCATGCCCGCCCGCGACGCCCAGTCGATGAGGTGCTCCTTGATCTCCAGCAAAGCGTGAAGTGGGAACTTCAACAGCTGGTGCCAAGACAAACGGAGAAGATGAAACGCTGCCGCAGGACCTGTCTACCTGCCCCTGTGACGCTCCCTCCTACCTTTTGGTGTAGGGGCAGCTCATCCGGATTCCTCACCAccacgtcgtcgtcgtcatcttcATCGCTGCCTGACACGCCCACCATGGCGGGAGGCGGTGCGATTCCCTGAGCATATTTCTTTGTCATCTCGACAAATTCGTCCATCCCGATGTAGGCGATGGCTACAAACCACAAATGGGATCACTGCTTAGTAGTTTGTTTATAATGCTCTAATTACAGATAAATTGATTATTGGATTTCATTCTGTGGTTGCAGCAGAGGCTGGATAGTTATATGGGTGAAGTTACTTACACTCGCTGGTCACCATTGTCTGCAGAACTCGCCTCTGTTTCTTAACAGAGCTATTTAGTGGGCTTTGGGAGACTGTTTGTTCTGAAAATGGAGGAAACAGATGATGCAATAGatattaatttcattttttccccattacaATATTTCAAAGGTTATAGTGCATTATAGGCTATTCTGGAAATTGTAGCCCAACGTTGCTAGTAAGTACTCCCAGCATCATACCCTGATCTGTGTGCACATGTTCTACGTTCTCCAGAATCTCCGAAACAGCTACCGCCCTCTTCTTCTCCGGGTTCAACTTCCAGTACATGAGCAGAGCCGCTTTCCGAACCCCCCTCTCAAAACGAGTTTCCATGCACAACTTTTTCACTTCCTCATAGTTTTCGAGAGTGATGCCTAGAAAAACAGAACGCACACATTAGCATGTTGCTAAATGAATGGCGGAGGTTTTCCTTGTTACCTTGCCTAGATGATAAACATTGTTGCAGCAGCTTCACGGCTTCCTTACGACCCTGTTTGGCGGCCAGGAGCAGCCAGGTGACCGCTGTGCAGTGGTTCAGTTCCTCATCTCTTTCAAGGGCCAGAGCCAGGAAAAAGCGGCCCATCTGGGAGGGACACATGACACAAGGGCACTTTAGCTGTCCCGTGTACTTTTCTCATTAATTATGTCCCTAGCCCAAAAAATCCACCATCTGTTTCACACCGACCTTGGTCTGCGCTCTAGCGTCACCTGACTTTGCTTTCTCAGCCATATCCTCGAGACTGACCTCCTCCTCTGGCTCCTCTGAAAGGCGAAAGGCAGGACTTGACAAAAATACATTCATAAACACATCATCTTTCTCCATGTGAATATCTATTACATTACACCTGTGTCAATTTGTTActatttttcttcctttcatTTTGCCACATGACAAAGCAGGAATGAAAATGACAATTTCAAAGATTGTCACCTGGTTCAGGCATTGTAGGCTCTGAGGCCGCGTTGAGTTGGGCTCTCCCCAGCTGAGAAGGGCTTCGGAGGGGTGAGCAGTGTGGCGAAGCAGTCGGCGTGGGGAACGAAGACGAGCGGGAATAAGCACGTGGTCCAGGCTGAGAGGAGGTCGGCGGCGGTGAGGTCCCAGGGGTCGGCATGGTGGGTTTAGGGGGAAATCTTGGAGATGTTTCTATACCTGAAACGAACACAAAGAAGAGAGAAATTTCCTcacaacatatttttttaatatcaaaCAAATTCCAAAAGAGGGAGCAGATGTTAATGTGGTTAGCACTTCTCAAAGTTCTTGGTTAAGTGCTGGAACCCCTCCCCTGTAAAGTTTGCGTGTTCtccctgtctgtgtgtgtgtgtgtgtgtgtgtgtgtgtgtgtgtgtgtgtgtgtgcgtgcgtttttgTGTGTGGGAATATCATAGATTTTAGTTGAACACTCTTAACTGTCCATAGGGAGAAATGCGTAACTAGTTCAGGGCGTGCCACAACTCTCACTGGAAATCAGCTGGGACAGGATCTTGCTCACCAGTTATGGTTCAATAGAAAATGGAATGGATGGAAGTTCCAGTTGTGTTTCATCTCAATGCCATGGGCTGATGGGTATTAGATTTAATCATTTCTAGGTGACTgttaaaaatcataaaaaataaatattttcttgcCTGTTCTGCAGAGAGTTTCTATTGTATTTGTTAAGCTTTTGAGTTAGTATGCAATTTGCGTTCATTTGTCACAGCCAAATCCAACACGCACTCTGTTCCATCTGTAAAGTCTGCATCCTGTTATAGAGTGGTATGCTAAATCGAGAAGGTGACATCCTTCAAAGTTCCTAAAGAGGAACCAACCCTGCTTTGTCCTTTAGGGAATCCCCCACTCGAAGAACCTAACGACCTCGGATGTAGTTAACAAGTAGCGTGGACCTGAATGCTACCAA is a window of Syngnathus typhle isolate RoL2023-S1 ecotype Sweden linkage group LG1, RoL_Styp_1.0, whole genome shotgun sequence DNA encoding:
- the LOC133158733 gene encoding serine/threonine-protein phosphatase 2A 55 kDa regulatory subunit B gamma isoform isoform X2, whose product is MGEDTDATPTLNHHGFLPDYNYVTEADIISTVEFNQTGELLATGDKGGRVVIFQREPESKTELFSQGEYNVYSTFQSHEPEFDYLKSLEIEEKINKIRWLPQQNAAHFLLSTNDKTIKLWKVSERDKRPEGYNLKDEEGRIKDISTVTSLQVPVLKPMDLMVEVSPRRVFANAHTYHVNSISVNSDHETYMSADDLRINLWHLDITDRSFNIVDIKPANMEDLTEVITAAEFHPHHCNLFVYSSSKGTLRLCDMREAALCDRHSKLFEEPEDPSARSFFSEIISSVSDVKFSHSGRYLLTRDYLTAKVWDLNMESKPLETYQVHDYLRSKLCSLYENDCIFDKFECAWNGSDSVIMTGAYNNFFRMFDRNTKRDVTLEASRESSKPRAVLKPRRVCAAGSKRRKDDISVDSLDFTKKILHTAWHPTENIIAIAATNNLYIFQDKLNSEMHS
- the LOC133158733 gene encoding serine/threonine-protein phosphatase 2A 55 kDa regulatory subunit B beta isoform isoform X1, whose product is MLSPIQVLCSDITTLSLEPEPFASYTEADIISTVEFNQTGELLATGDKGGRVVIFQREPESKTELFSQGEYNVYSTFQSHEPEFDYLKSLEIEEKINKIRWLPQQNAAHFLLSTNDKTIKLWKVSERDKRPEGYNLKDEEGRIKDISTVTSLQVPVLKPMDLMVEVSPRRVFANAHTYHVNSISVNSDHETYMSADDLRINLWHLDITDRSFNIVDIKPANMEDLTEVITAAEFHPHHCNLFVYSSSKGTLRLCDMREAALCDRHSKLFEEPEDPSARSFFSEIISSVSDVKFSHSGRYLLTRDYLTAKVWDLNMESKPLETYQVHDYLRSKLCSLYENDCIFDKFECAWNGSDSVIMTGAYNNFFRMFDRNTKRDVTLEASRESSKPRAVLKPRRVCAAGSKRRKDDISVDSLDFTKKILHTAWHPTENIIAIAATNNLYIFQDKLNSEMHS
- the wfs1b gene encoding wolframin, whose translation is MPTPGTSPPPTSSQPGPRAYSRSSSFPTPTASPHCSPLRSPSQLGRAQLNAASEPTMPEPEEPEEEVSLEDMAEKAKSGDARAQTKMGRFFLALALERDEELNHCTAVTWLLLAAKQGRKEAVKLLQQCLSSRQGITLENYEEVKKLCMETRFERGVRKAALLMYWKLNPEKKRAVAVSEILENVEHVHTDQEQTVSQSPLNSSVKKQRRVLQTMVTSESIAYIGMDEFVEMTKKYAQGIAPPPAMVGVSGSDEDDDDDVVVRNPDELPLHQKLLKFPLHALLEIKEHLIDWASRAGMQWLSALIPTHHVNALIFFFIISNLTIEFFIFLIPLLVFYLSFFSMIICTLRVFQNSKAWENFRALTDLLAHFEPGLDLEQAETNFGWTHLEPYLYFLLSVVFVVFSFPVADKSWIPCSELAAVALFFTVTAFLSLHASAKLFARKALLTEVLSGACSLSHLLPDSLWALRIFGRTFVSVPLGDIVALNIGVPCALYGHLVYLLFRMAQLRGFKGTYLCLVPYLVCFTWCELCLVFLNHATAIGLIRTCAGYLLFLFALPVLSLGLAAMLIIQLMQWFVALEITKMAVTLTVCFVPVVLRLWTRFSLNPIVVFRSLSRSSIVKLILVWLSAVLLFCWMYVYRSEGMKVYNSTLTWPQYSIMCGPSAWKESNMAQTQILCSHLEGHRVTWTGRFKYVRVTDIENGAQSVINLLPVLVGNWMRCLYGQPYPACEGMGDPAVGPHPFLAPPLQDPLCKLKQLAKHECHVKRFDRYKFEVTMGMPQERKTKNGTIVEDEDATKDIVLRASNEFKSVLLHLNAGSMVEFSTILEGRLGSKWPVFELKAIHCLSCGNARLSSRRQYKIEHDWRRTAQNALQFGFDFFFNPFLTAQLRQLSDTETDTGTEVMV